A stretch of DNA from Micromonospora peucetia:
AACGGGGGTTCTCCAGCACGTGGCCGAACATCACCGCGAGGTTGAGCTCCTGACGGATCAGGGTGCTCAGCCGCAGCGCGCTGAGCGAGTGGCCGCCGAGGTCGAAGAAGTCGTCGTCGTCATCGACCGTGTCGACGCCGAGCACCTCCATCCACAGCTGCTCGAACTCGCCCACCCAGGTCCGGTCGTCTACGTCGCGCATCAGTGGTGCCTTCCTGTTTCCAGTCGGGTCGCGGGGGCGTCCAGGTAGTGCCGGGTAGCCGCGAAGGGGTAGGTGGGGGCGGGCAGTCGGCGCCGGCCGGTGTCGTGCCCGGGGTCCCAGGCGCCGGCGACACCCAGCTGCCACAGCGCGCCGACGGTGGCCAGCAGCCGAGCGTGCCGGTCGGTGGGCAGCGCGGGCTGCTCCGGGCCCAGGTGTGCGGTGACGCTCGTGCCGACCTCGATCCAGAGCACCTGGTCGAGGTCGGGCGGCGTTGCCGGTCCGGCCGGTCCGGCCGCCTGCGCCCGCCAGTACGCGAGCGCAGCGTGGCCGGTCGGTGGCGCTCCGCCCGGCACGTGGACGGGCAGTTCGGCCGGACCGAGGTGGATGCCGGCACCGTCTGCGCCGCAGACCAGCTCCACCGCGTCCGCGACGGACATGATCCCGGCCACCACCGCGCAGGCCACCGCGCCGATGCCGGCGCCGGCCACGGCACGCGGGGCCACGCCCCGGCTGCGCAGCGACCTGGCCAGGCCGACGCAGGCCAGCAACCGGGTGCAGCACTCCCGTACGGTCTCGTCGAGGTCGCGACCGCGCAGCAGCGCCACACCCTCGTCGACGACCCGGCGGTACACCGGGTCGGCGTCGTAGTTGGGCCGGTTGCCGGTCAGCTCGCCGGCCCCGGTGAGGTGTAGCGCGACACCGCGCGCCCGCGCCTTCGCGTCGACCTGCCGGAGCGTCGGCGGCGAACCGTGCGCTCCGGTCAGGAACGCCGCCCGCCACGGCAGCTCCGCCCGGCCGGTCCGCAGCGTGTACGCGAGATCGGCCAGCTCGCCGGGCGCGGTGCCCGCCACGCAGCCGGCGACCCGGTCCAGGCTGGCCTGCG
This window harbors:
- a CDS encoding phosphopantetheine-binding protein, which codes for MRDVDDRTWVGEFEQLWMEVLGVDTVDDDDDFFDLGGHSLSALRLSTLIRQELNLAVMFGHVLENPRFADLRDVAGQVPLDRDVAGQVPLAEPVAETV